Below is a genomic region from Vitis riparia cultivar Riparia Gloire de Montpellier isolate 1030 chromosome 5, EGFV_Vit.rip_1.0, whole genome shotgun sequence.
GCTGACAAGAAATCAGGTGTGGGATGCATGGATTACTTATATAAGAACGTTGAGGCTCTTGATGAACAATTTCTACAATCAAAAGAATGCAAGACCATGTTGCTCAATCCCAGAAGTGCTCACGACATTCATTGTAAGAACTTGGTTCTGAACATTGATGATACAGAGCCTACTAAAATCTACATGTGCTCAAAACTGTTCTGCCCTATTAAAACTCCAAATAAGAAAGCTTACTGTTTGTCTAGTATGGTTGAGAATTATAAATGTAGTTGTGGACAAGCAATGGATAAGGAAGTATTTCTAGAATACCAAGAGGGGATCATAGATGGAAATGGGGTATTCATGAAAGGAACATCAAGAATGTTTATGATCACAGATGATTTGCATATCACACCCGTTTCCATGTCAGATAGCCTTGCAGCGTTTCGGAAACTCAGATTGGAAAGCGGCAATGGCATTGAAGTAAGGACTGTAACAGTCGATGAAGAAGAGGTATTTTAGAATGCACCACCTAAATGAATATTTACTAGAAAGGGTACATCGATTGGCTTCTTTTTGTCACCTTTTGAAAAAAGGCTGAAAATAGCTACCACAGAggaatcttattttaaatatttttcagcattttcttcattaattaTATTCTAATTTATGGATGATTGAGTTTCTGATTATCACTAAttccaataaaattattttcaccaaAATAAACGAGATTTGATAGCAACCATGTCCTCTTATAATCCTTACTATATATGTTCCTTTTGTTGTTTGTCTTGAGCTAGGTTTTGCATCTACTCAAGCATTCATTACTATCCAAGACTCCTATGACAGATACATTCTTATCGAATGAAGAGAATACAGAAAATGCAGCACCTTTTGAACCACTAAGCAGACCCAATCACCTTGAAAATAGGTTTAGGAAGATGAAGGTAAAGCTCCTTATCAACAAATCCAGCACGAGGGTTTTATGCCTAGAAGCTAAAGAAGACTTTATGAACCTGGTGCTTAGCTTTCTTACATTGCCTCTTGGTTCTATAATAAGACTGTTAAGGGGACATTCTTCCCTGGGGAGTGTAGACAACTTGTATAAAAGTGTGGGAAGCTTGAAGATGGAGGATTTTTTCAATTCTACCAAAAGTAAGGATTTGCTTCTTAATCCTAAACTTCCGCTGCATTTCAGTTTGAATGAACAGCTACCACTCAAAGAGGAGGACCCAATAACCCATGAAAGCCGTAGATGTGCTGATTGCTTCAGGAAAAATATGGTTTACTTATATCCATGGggtgaaaagctttgctttatGAACCCTAAACTTTCTGGTCAGGAAGCATGTGGAGGAGGATTCATTAAGAAGGAAACATTACTACTGATTAATGATGACCTAACAATTCAACCTTTATCTCCTATCAATGGCATCCTTGACCTTGACAAACTTAAAGTCCTTGTAAGCAACTCAGAGGAGCATGAGGTTGAAGTAGGGGAAGAGGAGGTACATCTGAATCTCTTTCTCCATAGACaccacacacacatatatatgcaTTCAATTGCTAAACATTCCTCTATAtacaataagtttttttatttatttgataagcAAGCCAGGAATTTAATAACAAGAGGCTCTATATACAATTAGTTATTAAGAAAGTTTTACAATATTTACTTCGGAGATATTTTAATAATACTAAATAATATCAGGTTCTTCATTCTtaatgatagaaaaaaagatTGTAGAAACTTAGATTGAAAATTCCATTCATAAAAACCTTGGCCTTCTATCTTTACCTTTAGTTTTATAATTGGATAATATATTGTGTTCAAcatctgaaaataattttccttattttaagcAGTATAAAGAAATGTTGCAAAGATCAACTTCCGAGTTTTATGATTGTTAACtatttatttagtaattataataaaaggtggtaatatacaattaaattatgattattgTAGATTTTATGAGTTTTCCTTTGCTTgttcaaaaaccaattttttttatttatttttttcatttttggctGTAGAAACTTAATCAGTAGTTTATTTCAATGTGAACCCAAAGCATATAGTGGCAAAACAGGGCCCTAGGAAGTGCACTTTGGATAGGTCCCCTACCTCCAATAATGTTGGGCAAAATGGCTACTCTGAAGAATCAAACCTATGCATACACctattgataaaatataaatttttattaataatgcaGGTagtaattaagaaattaaaatcagTAAGGTTCTTTTTCATTCCAATAGCTTAAAACTATAATCGAAGTTCGCTTTGGTTCATAGatgaccctttttttttcttgtttccgATAAGCATTTGGGTTCATGGCTGACTTAAAGAGAGAGGATTATGGATTCCCCAACAAATCCTGGTTCAttaatgaacaaataaatatccAGAAAGCACTAACTTTTCCCGAATTAACTGACAATACACCACAATTTACTATATCATTCTCATGTTTCTAGGGAATCTAGCTCATATAAATGCAATATAATGTAAATTTAGGTTTTGAAATTCAACCATCCACTCATTCCTATTGCAGACTAATTTGTACTTTTATTATGCAGGCTTTAACTCTTCTCAAGGCTTCTTTAATCTCCAGGAGTGTTCTGAATCATGTGTTCAAACCAAATGATCTGGGACAAATGCTTGGCTAGTGAGTGCCCAAACACTTCCCAGCATGTAAAAGGCCAGCATTGGCCTCACTCACTTGGGCTGTGTGCAGTCAACACCCTCAAGACTAATGAGAGGGACTTTGTTGTCTTTTGGATCTTATAGATAATCTAAGGCAGTTAAGCCTCGGATCCTCATCAGTACtgtttttattggtttttttgttgGGTTCTATTTGtctgtttttattctttttccttcttctctGGGTTTTCTTTACACTTCTCATGCACTCAGGTTGTGCCTTCTGTTGCACTTCATCTTTGATTTCTTAGTTACTGAAACTTAACCTCTGGCTCAGACTAGCATGGACTCTATATTcccaataatataatataagtatGCTTCTACATCCATCACTGAATTTGGCCTTGTGGTcaacattgaaatttttttgctcAAAACCAACCAACTGTTTTATTCCAAAGGCTCAATCTCTGAGCTGGAATTACCTAACTAAAGATGACACTTTTTCTGCCTGTAAGCCCTATACCAACAGGCAACAGAAACTCTATAATCTTCATCAACTAGTTTTGGTTTTATAATATACCATGTAACCATTTGACCTTCTATGAACATGGTTACATTGGTTCTATGATTATgtatattctttttgaaaacacATAGATTTTATACATACTACTATAATTAAAGACTTTCTTAATATCCTCCAATGggacaattttaaaatttagaaaatttggttTAAGTGAAATTTGAACCAAAAGAAATTCACCATCAACAAGTTCACAAGCAGTAGCTTTGTTCAACTACGCTAACCCTGAACCTCTTGCTTAAGAGCCAATTAAGAATTTAGAAACTGACATTGCAGTGAGCTCTAATTGGTCATAATGTAGATGGTAAAGTGCTAGGAACTGTCAGGTAGGGGGTAAGCCTAGGGTTCAAATATCCAAATATTTGTgcataacaaagaaaaaataaaaagctgaGGAGATATATCATTCGGCAATAAGGGCTTGTTAGGCAAGATGGTTCTAAAGCCAACTATTCCTCTGGTGTGTGCTCTGTGCTTGATCATTGGAGGCAATAAACAATTTAAGAAGGAAAGATGAAAAGCAGAAAATTCTGGTTTAGGGTTGAGGTTGAAGTCTTTTGAAATCTCAGTAGAGGTTGTCAAAGGTAGGGTGGAAGCTTAAGCTTGGAAAGGGGACATGGGTTCTCTAGTTGGATTAGATTTGGAGAAAGGTGTCTTTCGTTTGAGAGGGCCATTTCCAAAGAGGAATGGAAAGAAGGGGGAAGTGGTACAGAGTCTACAGACTGCTGCTCCATAGTAATGAGCAGGGCAGTATCAGCTGTACTCGGTTTGCTTTGTGGAGGCATGGAGGTTCGCTTTGGGGTTCTCAGAAGGCAGGGGGTTTCTTGGGGGTTGAGTCATTCTAGCTAACAAGTTATGGAGAATGTGGGTGGTCTTTCCTGTCCCTGAAGCTGACCCTTTTACTAAGGTCCCCTATGCAGAGAGCAGTTAGAAGGATACCAAAAAGGGAGGGTCCTTTGATGAGCTTGCGAGGAAGGCCCAATATAGGTAGGTACTGCAGTGTGGATACAGTTAGGGGAGAAGGAGTTGAGCAGTACGATGAAGGGGGCTGCAATGTTGTTTAGTGGGTAGGCTGGGGGATTTTCAGACCAAGCTCCAGATCTAATTTTGTTGAAGAGGTGGGGTGTATAGCTGAAACCAAAGAGGGCATGCATTTGGCCTTGTCAGGGAGCTCCCTTATCTTATTTGGATTTGAGGCAGTTTCTGATGCAGAGTTGGTCCCTAAACAGGGTTGAGAaggtaaaagaataaaattctgTTTTAGATAGTGGAGTCCCAGAGGTGGGATACTGTGGGGAAGAAGTTCATACTAGAGAAGCTTGTGTGAGAGTAGTTGGGTTGTCATTGCATTTCTAGGATAGGGAGTTGTTCAAGTAGCTTAGGGACTTTTGGAGGGGGGTTGTGGCAGTGGATGAAGATACCATGAATCACCAAAACTTATAGTGGGTAAGAGTCCTCGTGAAAACAATAGGGATAAAGGTGTTAGGACAATGCTGATGGCAATGGTGGTGGGCTGTTGGTGTTTTGCAATACAAGAAAACAATAGGGATAAAGGTGTTAGGACAATGCTGATGGCAATGGTGGTGGGCTGTTGGTGTTTTGCAATACAATTTTGGTGGGAAATCCCATGGTAACTAACCTTAAAATTATGTTGGATAAACTAAGCTAACCATACAAACTTCAATTGAGCTAAAGTAGCTAATAAATAGAATGGAAAAAATCAGAGCACATTTTATCCATATTCTCATGTCCTGAGATCTAGGAAGTAAAGGAATCTAACACTGTACATAGCTAGAAGTACACTAAAACCCGACATCTGTACCTGCATCCATGTAACATAGATGCACATACCCATTTCtcaatcattcatttttcatgTTGTCATTCATCTATCTCAACACTATCATCTTGGCTATGATCATTTCCAAACACAATTCCAAACCAAAATTCTCAAAACtccataataataacaaaaaggTCCCGTGCCTTTGGTAAATTGAATCCCATTTTCGACCCTAGCCTTCCTCGTCTTTTACTAGTTGACCCTAACAATATTTTCCTCCATTCTCTTCCTAGTTATCCtcattttcttagcaaccaaacagattATGAATGGATCAGGATATGACATATTTCGTAAGGTAATGTCCCTGTTCTCTCGCACGTGGCCTAGGAGGCACTCGAGATCGCTAAAGGAACTGATGCACACGTCCGTGGAAGCCACCAAATGAAAAAcagtaaaaacaaacaacaccaACAACAACAAAGCCGATCCTCTCACCATTTCAtccaataaaaacaataaaaaaaaaatcaagaatggAAAGAGTAACCTTACCGGTATCAGTATCATTGATGAGGAGGACTTCAAGAGAGTTCTGGAGAACGACTATTCTGTACTCTCATGTGTCTATGCAAGGCTTCACTATCTCAACCTGTTCCTGCTCCACTGCCAATTTTCCCATTCTTGGAAATAATCTGAAAGATTATTCAGAAATCAGAATAATTGTTTTGGAGCTCAAACcaacaacaaataaatatcataaaaacaaaatgccCCCAttccaaaaatttgttttttatttgttacaaaaatctatttatcaaaaccctaattcacaaataaaattaaaaaaaaaaacgctaaactcaaaaatcaaatttagggAATCAACCCACCCCACCCTACCCATGCACCCCtagtttcaaaaatcaaaacaattatatcaaaaatcaaaaaccCTATTACAAATCAAAGGAAAACCTAGACTCAGAatcagaaaaacaaaaaaaaaaaaaaaaaaaaaaaaaaaaacagtccagaaatcaaaataattatttcataaataaaacaaaaaaaatcaattaaaaaaatttgtttaacaaaccctaatttagaaataaagtaggagaacaaagaaagagactcaaaaatcaaaattagggAAACCTCCTATTTCAAGAAAGTgctaaggaaaaaagaaaaatcacatttttgtGTTTGGCTTGgatgaaaaatgtgaaagaaaatctCATATGATGAAAATTGGTAATTTAAGTTGAAGAAAGAATATGGAGAGATTTTATCGagcttaaaaacatattttcttctttccctgATACTTCCTAATACCCAAACAAAACCCTAACGGATTCGCCTTATATGAGGAAATGGCCCAGGATGCTCTGCTTTTGGTGCAGCCTTTTTCACTTCTGGCGTGCCAAAAGCATTCCAGAACTTGAGAGTCTCATCTCCTGCAGCAGTTGCCACTGTACGTCCATCTGGACTCTGCCAAAAGAGTTGATCGAGAATATTAGAACATATAAAGATTTGGTACTCAGAAACATTCACTAAACTAAGGTCCATTTTATTACCTGAGCCATGAAAAGAACTCTGGATGTATGACCAGTAAGCTCAGCAATTTTCACCATTGATGGATACATCCAGAGGGTCATTTGATTCTGCATAAAGCCGTGGGAGCTAAGCAACTCACGCTCGTTCTTGTTCCACAGCAGAGCACAGACCTGTGAGCCAGTGTCCACTGAGTTCAAGCATGCGCCAGTGTGGGTGTTCCAAAACTTTATGCAACCATCACTCCCACCTCCTCCAGACGCCAGCAAATTGCGCTGAAAAGGGCACCAAGCAAGCGCTTTTACTGCAGCAGTGTGATCCTCAAGCCTGTGAAGCCACTGAGAACGTGAATGCATAGAGGCCATCGACCTATCCCATATGTAGAGTAAATTGTCATTTCCTCCACTCGCTAACTGTTGGCCAGAGGTAGACCATTTCAGTCCACAGACCTCTTGCCGGTGTCCTCTAAAAGTTGCCACAATGTGCGAGTGCACTCTCACATCATTGTTAATGATCTGACCATCCATTCCCCCAGTTGTAAGGATGTGGTTTTTCCAATCTAGAGAACCAACTCGTGATTGGTGGCCACCTCTTAGAGTCCTCAGCTGCAGAATTGATAGAACATCACCGTATTAGGAAATCATCAACAAAAGACCATTCCAAAggttaaaacaaagaaaaattacatACCAGTCGATTAGCTGTAGAATCCCATAGCTGAACATCAGAATTGTTCAAGCCAATGGCAAGATATTGTCCATCAGCAGCCCAACTCACACTTGTAACAGGGCCATTCTCATCATCAACAGTGACAAGCTCTGAGGCAGAACCATTTGAAGCATCCCACAAATA
It encodes:
- the LOC117913762 gene encoding cell division cycle 20.2, cofactor of APC complex-like, with translation MADPLSVLLLARLSRGSLNSCPQQVQFLQRWENLDRFIPNRSAMDFDFAHYMLTERGKGKENQSVVRSQSKEAYLKLLAETFNMNRSRILAFKNKPPTPVKLIPDEFYSSVHQSKPSKPLRCIPQTPERTLDAPDIIDDFCLNLMDWGSSNVLALALQNTVYLWDASNGSASELVTVDDENGPVTSVSWAADGQYLAIGLNNSDVQLWDSTANRLLRTLRGGHQSRVGSLDWKNHILTTGGMDGQIINNDVRVHSHIVATFRGHRQEVCGLKWSTSGQQLASGGNDNLLYIWDRSMASMHSRSQWLHRLEDHTAAVKALAWCPFQRNLLASGGGGSDGCIKFWNTHTGACLNSVDTGSQVCALLWNKNERELLSSHGFMQNQMTLWMYPSMVKIAELTGHTSRVLFMAQSPDGRTVATAAGDETLKFWNAFGTPEVKKAAPKAEHPGPFPHIRRIHSFQEWENWQWRRNMLR